The following coding sequences are from one Limnobacter sp. SAORIC-580 window:
- a CDS encoding type VI secretion system-associated FHA domain protein: MYSNFEFQITRDGQADKAIEQWPVPLQGGSIGRSPDCTWVLKDPQRVVSRLHAQVLVENSQCHWTDLGTNSTLVNGKPMPQNQSVPLSPGDVLRIGDYSIILAKVAANWNGFEDLMPRPEIDPLESWLPQPASNVDIDDLLAAFDMPLPPVESDIEENISPLAQRMYVGSQQADSAVRGVVAEQPTTPSTIQDVEKLHHLLGICVQGCMQLLSARRIFQEETGSKLTSISAKGNNPLKFSSSPAQAMGKLLGDNSLAYLDAEQAFEQAFQDIQAHMQLSVARIQVLIEQVQGGLDPAVIEQEINRQGGLSLSLELARKARMWDLYCDRYRHLAGTWS; encoded by the coding sequence ATGTATTCCAACTTTGAATTCCAGATTACCCGCGATGGTCAGGCGGACAAGGCAATCGAACAGTGGCCTGTGCCCTTGCAGGGGGGATCGATTGGCCGCTCGCCCGATTGCACCTGGGTGTTGAAAGATCCCCAACGGGTGGTGTCGCGTTTGCACGCACAGGTACTTGTTGAGAATTCCCAATGCCACTGGACAGACCTTGGCACCAACAGTACCTTGGTTAACGGCAAACCCATGCCCCAGAATCAATCCGTCCCCTTGAGTCCCGGCGATGTGCTGCGAATTGGTGATTACTCAATCATTCTTGCGAAGGTTGCCGCGAATTGGAACGGATTCGAGGACCTGATGCCGAGGCCCGAAATTGATCCACTGGAATCCTGGTTGCCACAACCAGCTTCTAACGTCGATATCGACGATCTGTTGGCAGCTTTCGATATGCCCTTGCCGCCTGTCGAAAGCGATATCGAAGAGAACATTTCGCCGTTGGCCCAGCGTATGTATGTGGGTTCCCAACAAGCTGATTCAGCAGTTCGAGGTGTGGTGGCTGAACAACCGACAACACCCTCCACAATTCAGGATGTAGAGAAGTTGCACCACTTGTTGGGTATCTGCGTTCAAGGTTGCATGCAATTGCTTTCAGCGCGCCGAATTTTCCAGGAAGAAACGGGCAGCAAGCTGACCAGTATTTCCGCGAAGGGAAATAATCCACTGAAGTTTTCTTCATCACCGGCGCAAGCCATGGGCAAACTGCTTGGCGATAATTCACTGGCTTATCTGGATGCAGAGCAGGCCTTTGAGCAGGCGTTTCAGGATATTCAGGCGCACATGCAACTGAGTGTTGCGCGAATTCAAGTATTGATTGAGCAGGTTCAGGGTGGTCTGGATCCAGCTGTGATCGAACAAGAGATCAATCGGCAAGGTGGATTGAGTTTGAGTCTCGAACTCGCCAGAAAAGCACGCATGTGGGACCTTTATTGCGATCGCTACCGGCATCTGGCGGGCACATGGAGTTGA
- a CDS encoding OmpA family protein, whose protein sequence is MFEKHILKFALLAPVLIGLHAPSHAESLVVDLADTVPAVEQVKEGLFPEEACEELRKNGFKCMGFKPAVRFSIPNAHFQLGSAELPAELKKQLDVFAQVLSNRPSDSPPIVVTGHADASGDASLNQVLSSERAKAVKTYLTQKGVSPSLLRVEGKGADKLADVNNPFAPANRRVEISRQ, encoded by the coding sequence ATGTTTGAAAAACATATTCTGAAGTTCGCTTTGTTGGCGCCCGTGCTCATCGGCTTGCACGCACCGTCCCATGCAGAATCGTTGGTGGTTGATTTGGCCGACACAGTTCCAGCTGTCGAGCAGGTTAAAGAGGGTCTGTTCCCCGAAGAGGCATGTGAAGAGCTTCGTAAAAACGGTTTCAAATGCATGGGGTTCAAGCCCGCAGTGCGTTTTTCAATTCCGAATGCGCATTTCCAGTTGGGATCTGCCGAGCTTCCCGCTGAACTGAAAAAGCAGTTGGATGTTTTCGCACAGGTGCTGAGTAATCGTCCATCCGATTCCCCGCCAATTGTGGTTACGGGGCATGCCGATGCCAGCGGTGACGCTTCCTTGAACCAGGTGCTTTCTTCAGAGCGCGCCAAAGCTGTTAAAACTTACCTGACTCAGAAGGGTGTATCGCCAAGCTTGTTGCGTGTGGAGGGCAAGGGTGCTGACAAGCTGGCTGACGTGAATAATCCTTTTGCTCCCGCCAATCGCCGAGTTGAAATCAGCCGCCAATGA
- a CDS encoding type VI secretion system Vgr family protein has product MNRLISLSGSAPLDEVHFRSARLQESLSENSTGSVFLESDSALLNADDFLGKNCCLAYETREKTKRYFDGVIVEMEQVSMSSAGRCAYRLELKSWTWLLGKNQEFRVYQNKTVPGIVSEVIGRHGHSSVRFSDRTMGAKRVWEYVVQYGESDLNFIRRILEQEGVYFYFEHGEGQHTLVLVDSSSTHQVFPGYANLAYDPASQSGRLTPEETITSMSLKKSIEPPRHAHTDYNFKTPSNSLLVNSQGKAESYNSAYEVFEYPGEFENEGEGTHYSKLRHEESQARQQTFNASTSARGVATGHLLKTVCKDNPALSKTLLVIGTLITVHESEPEASGGAQSDFDCQFEAIESSQPFRPERKSRKPQVKGPLPALVVGPEGREIHTDEFGRIKIQFYWDRYGKHNQDSSCWVRVASPVAGKGWGFVAIPRIGQEVVVSFEDGDPDRPLVTGVAYNAEQTVPYPLPEHKTVSGWRSQSSEKGSPSNFNELRFEDKIGSEYVWFQAEKDYLSLIKNNSNTEIRGHSHSLIHGNLIEEIKADVSRTVLGQLSQQIDKALHLTVNDDVLAKVQGLLGLTNNGQIAISTTGQCSLKSQGSTDLDAAGNLNLSTSAQGNLKAGSSLKLTAGSSLSLNVGGSSIVISASGIKFSGPAVSVNGSAMGGDASAASPSPPEAALAPDLVEPPIDPIP; this is encoded by the coding sequence ATGAACAGATTGATCAGCCTGAGCGGTTCAGCTCCTCTGGACGAAGTTCATTTCAGATCTGCGCGCTTGCAGGAATCACTTTCCGAGAACAGTACAGGTTCTGTGTTTCTGGAATCCGATTCTGCGCTGTTGAATGCAGACGATTTTCTGGGAAAGAATTGTTGTCTGGCCTATGAAACCCGTGAGAAAACCAAGCGTTATTTTGACGGTGTAATTGTGGAAATGGAGCAGGTTTCCATGTCCAGCGCAGGGCGCTGCGCCTATCGCCTGGAATTGAAATCATGGACGTGGTTGCTGGGCAAGAACCAGGAGTTTCGCGTTTACCAGAACAAGACCGTACCGGGCATTGTTTCCGAAGTAATTGGTCGCCACGGACATTCCTCAGTGCGGTTTTCTGATCGCACAATGGGCGCCAAGCGTGTTTGGGAATATGTGGTTCAGTACGGTGAAAGTGACCTGAATTTTATTCGCCGTATACTTGAACAGGAAGGCGTTTATTTTTACTTTGAACATGGTGAGGGCCAGCATACGCTGGTACTCGTAGACTCCAGCAGTACACATCAAGTTTTTCCCGGTTATGCCAATCTGGCCTACGATCCAGCTTCGCAGAGTGGCAGGCTGACACCGGAAGAAACGATCACCAGCATGTCATTGAAGAAGTCCATTGAACCGCCAAGGCATGCACACACGGATTACAACTTCAAAACACCATCGAACTCCTTGCTGGTGAACTCTCAGGGCAAGGCAGAAAGTTACAACTCGGCCTACGAGGTGTTCGAGTATCCTGGTGAGTTTGAAAATGAAGGTGAGGGTACTCACTACAGCAAGCTGCGTCACGAAGAGTCTCAGGCGCGCCAGCAAACGTTCAATGCAAGCACTTCGGCAAGGGGAGTTGCAACAGGCCATTTGTTGAAAACGGTTTGCAAGGACAACCCCGCGTTGTCCAAAACTTTGCTCGTGATTGGTACCCTGATCACCGTTCACGAGTCAGAGCCAGAAGCCAGTGGCGGTGCGCAATCTGATTTTGATTGTCAGTTTGAAGCCATTGAGTCCAGCCAGCCTTTCAGACCCGAACGGAAATCCAGAAAACCCCAGGTCAAAGGACCCTTGCCCGCCTTGGTTGTTGGCCCGGAGGGGCGAGAAATACACACCGATGAATTTGGTCGAATCAAGATTCAGTTTTACTGGGATCGCTACGGCAAACACAATCAGGACAGTTCTTGCTGGGTGCGTGTAGCTTCTCCTGTTGCTGGCAAGGGCTGGGGTTTTGTGGCCATTCCGCGTATTGGCCAGGAAGTGGTGGTGTCATTCGAAGATGGCGATCCCGACCGGCCCTTGGTTACCGGGGTTGCCTACAATGCTGAGCAAACAGTTCCCTATCCATTGCCTGAACACAAAACAGTGTCTGGCTGGCGTTCTCAATCCAGCGAAAAAGGCTCACCCTCCAATTTCAACGAACTTCGTTTCGAAGACAAAATTGGCAGCGAGTATGTGTGGTTTCAGGCCGAGAAAGATTATTTAAGCCTGATCAAGAACAACAGCAATACAGAAATTCGCGGGCATTCCCACAGCTTGATTCACGGCAACCTGATTGAAGAAATCAAGGCCGATGTGTCGCGCACAGTGCTTGGTCAACTCAGTCAGCAGATCGACAAAGCCTTGCATTTGACGGTGAACGATGATGTGTTGGCCAAAGTTCAAGGTTTACTCGGTTTGACCAACAACGGGCAAATTGCAATTAGTACCACTGGCCAGTGCTCATTGAAATCCCAGGGCAGCACTGACCTGGATGCAGCAGGCAATTTGAACCTGAGTACCTCGGCCCAAGGCAACTTGAAAGCGGGCTCAAGCCTGAAGCTGACCGCGGGCTCTAGCTTGTCGCTGAACGTGGGTGGCTCTTCGATTGTTATTTCCGCATCAGGCATCAAATTCAGTGGCCCAGCAGTTTCAGTCAACGGAAGTGCCATGGGTGGTGACGCCTCTGCAGCTTCCCCAAGTCCGCCCGAAGCCGCACTGGCGCCCGATTTGGTAGAGCCACCCATCGATCCAATTCCCTGA
- the tssK gene encoding type VI secretion system baseplate subunit TssK codes for MTKNSRVIWSEGLFLQPQHFQQQERYFDHEIHIRTAHFHGHCHGFHQLQLDPDLLLAGKVGILKASGYFPDGTHFSIPDKDPAPPCLDFANAVKSGKVYLSLAKPHWAGRHLDWTPEETPTNNRSPLKYLAETTEISSVYDPELEPSAVDLARLNLFLSAEHLHQEGHVQLAICEFRESRNSEIQLVDAFIEPCLCSLQNANIRRILEAVLALLESKINQLRQRRVRKGSHNSSEIGDFLLLQACVQHRLIVAHLLRSKQVHPEAAYLRLLACLGAVTLYGDDTAADFLPNYDHDNLRLAFDAVFTALRNALAGLHDQHAVQIPLIQKQAGVHLGQITDRTLLVNAHFYLTVHAAAPEELVQRQFPSTVKIGPVEKLRDLVNLNLPGVRLKHVQQAHAALPYYADHLYFQLETRTDPLWKMLDQTGHIAIHYAGDLPELRLELWAVRREQERLL; via the coding sequence ATGACTAAAAATAGCCGTGTAATCTGGAGTGAAGGTCTCTTTCTCCAACCCCAACATTTTCAGCAGCAAGAACGCTATTTCGACCATGAAATTCATATTCGAACAGCGCACTTTCATGGGCATTGCCACGGCTTTCATCAGCTACAGCTGGACCCTGATCTGTTGCTGGCCGGCAAGGTGGGTATTCTCAAGGCATCAGGGTATTTTCCGGACGGAACACACTTCTCGATTCCTGACAAGGACCCGGCACCTCCCTGTCTTGATTTCGCTAATGCTGTGAAAAGCGGAAAGGTCTACCTTTCGCTGGCCAAACCCCACTGGGCGGGGAGGCATTTGGACTGGACACCGGAAGAGACACCAACAAACAACCGTTCGCCGCTAAAGTACCTGGCCGAAACCACTGAAATTTCCAGTGTTTACGACCCTGAGCTTGAACCCTCTGCGGTTGACCTGGCGCGCTTGAATCTTTTTTTAAGTGCAGAACACCTTCATCAGGAAGGGCATGTTCAACTGGCGATCTGTGAATTTCGTGAATCAAGAAATTCAGAAATCCAGCTTGTTGATGCTTTCATTGAACCTTGCTTGTGCAGCCTTCAAAACGCCAACATTCGCCGAATACTGGAAGCTGTACTGGCGTTACTGGAAAGTAAAATCAACCAGCTTCGGCAACGACGTGTGCGCAAGGGAAGCCACAACAGTTCGGAAATAGGGGACTTCTTGTTATTGCAAGCTTGCGTACAACACCGATTGATTGTTGCACACCTGCTTCGCAGCAAACAGGTACATCCTGAGGCTGCCTACCTGCGACTTCTGGCTTGTTTGGGTGCTGTCACATTGTATGGTGACGACACCGCAGCCGACTTCTTGCCCAACTACGACCATGACAATTTGCGTTTGGCTTTTGACGCAGTTTTTACAGCCCTTCGCAATGCACTTGCAGGCCTTCACGACCAGCACGCCGTACAAATTCCTTTGATACAAAAGCAGGCGGGTGTTCATCTGGGTCAAATTACCGACAGAACCCTGCTGGTCAACGCTCACTTTTACCTGACTGTGCATGCTGCGGCACCCGAGGAGTTGGTACAAAGACAATTTCCAAGCACTGTCAAAATTGGTCCGGTTGAGAAATTGCGCGACCTCGTCAATCTGAACCTTCCGGGTGTTCGACTAAAGCATGTTCAGCAGGCGCACGCCGCTTTGCCCTATTACGCAGACCATTTGTATTTTCAGCTGGAAACGCGCACAGATCCTTTGTGGAAAATGCTGGATCAAACAGGGCACATTGCGATTCATTACGCCGGCGACTTGCCTGAACTACGCCTGGAGTTGTGGGCTGTTCGCCGTGAACAGGAGCGTTTGCTATGA
- the tssM gene encoding type VI secretion system membrane subunit TssM yields MLLKFVLSLLAFIGFLALIWLVGPIVSIGDSQPFAGIWIRSTLSVLIFALVFGPLAWRWWKVHKAEHALKAGLTRQDEQSQMQAAKLHDIFKRAVETLRQHQSRKAWYLSKPGLYELPWYVIVGPPGSGKTTALKNAGLRFPLQDPLGKESVKGVGGTRNCDWWFTDKAVLIDTAGRFTTQDSDQNTDAAGWNSFLGLLKKHRPKQPVNGVLLTLSIQELLDVEAKRKETAAKIALRLQEMIRTLGMCPPVYVLVTKLDLLCGFKETFGRLSETERAKAWGVNFEHPNTLSTTLSADLPRALGQMVEKLSAQLNARLEREEQAYKCTKLFEFPLAVAQLKPAIEGLLSMAFSSDSPFEKQVTLRGVYLTSGTQDGNVFDRIASAMANNPAEGTTAKGPGKSFFIRDVLSQVVFAEQHLAAYVKKKALLEQLVYFSTIAVAVIGFSLLSLGWWISYGNNSEAIAQTLERSTALAAQTANLPTEAQAPLQELFKALNDLRAVAQANPDAVNHTLGLNQDEKLQQAEQIAYRNSLANALIPRVAKRLEDRLRNALNQDMELAYESLKAYVMIHTPKHYDAEALSTWVVYDWQQNVFVAYEPELRDSAGLHLEAAIHLGAPNRLPPKDQELIDTARQIIGTQALDERLYKRMQRFFTPQPGADFNLIKTVGISAAGIFNRPSGQSLNQGVDALYTRQGYVSYFLAKLPVEADRLRQESSWVMGDTSTGNRASELNSTALLQQARQLYVRDYIRTWDTYLKDVQILKPAQFDQAVDLARVLASPQSPLKKFLEGVSTHTRLASAMSKAGEKTEALANQKANQALSPNVALLAGSDFKPVDFEVPLEQQVDDHFSDINNLFEGNPPAYAQVATLLNDLYAQLAAVSSAKKSKVPPPPASAMDSLLVGAGVLPEPVRAIVGQLAGQGSAQGRAAERANLTADLRPLQEVCRRTVTNRYPIHPGSGLDVLTDDFARFFGPGGLMDQFFSSRLASVVDTGGANWTLKPLSDGSAPQANPSLVQFQRAARIRDVFFQGSKPTASFDVEMRLINASNPGDVFYLETNGDLKMFSKQFQPTHRIQWGGQSPSTTLRVRASEGNYKTYNGPWALFRLFDAAQIQNTERPEKFRATFNLDGKQFEFEVLANSAFNPLRLTELKQFRCPGNL; encoded by the coding sequence ATGCTTTTGAAATTTGTACTCAGCCTATTGGCATTCATTGGTTTTCTGGCCTTGATTTGGCTTGTGGGTCCAATTGTTTCTATTGGCGATTCGCAGCCTTTTGCCGGCATCTGGATTCGAAGCACACTAAGCGTGCTGATTTTCGCACTGGTATTTGGCCCCCTGGCCTGGCGATGGTGGAAAGTTCACAAAGCTGAACATGCATTGAAAGCAGGGCTGACTCGTCAGGATGAGCAATCTCAGATGCAAGCCGCCAAGCTGCATGACATATTCAAGCGGGCCGTGGAAACGCTGAGGCAGCATCAATCCCGCAAGGCTTGGTACCTTAGCAAACCCGGCTTGTACGAGTTGCCATGGTATGTGATTGTGGGCCCACCCGGCAGTGGAAAAACCACGGCACTGAAAAACGCCGGGCTTCGTTTTCCATTGCAAGACCCCTTGGGCAAGGAATCCGTCAAGGGTGTGGGCGGCACGCGAAACTGCGACTGGTGGTTTACAGACAAAGCGGTGTTGATAGACACAGCAGGCCGTTTCACCACGCAAGATTCCGATCAGAACACCGATGCTGCGGGCTGGAATTCTTTTTTGGGTCTGCTGAAAAAACACAGACCGAAGCAGCCAGTCAATGGTGTGCTTCTGACCTTGAGTATTCAAGAGTTACTGGACGTTGAAGCAAAGCGAAAGGAAACCGCTGCAAAAATTGCCTTGCGTTTGCAGGAGATGATTCGCACCCTGGGCATGTGCCCGCCGGTTTACGTGCTGGTAACCAAGCTGGATTTGCTCTGTGGTTTCAAGGAAACCTTTGGCCGCCTGAGTGAAACGGAACGCGCAAAGGCATGGGGCGTGAACTTCGAGCATCCCAACACACTGAGCACCACGCTAAGCGCGGATTTGCCACGGGCTCTGGGCCAGATGGTGGAGAAACTGAGCGCTCAGTTAAACGCTCGACTGGAACGGGAAGAACAAGCCTACAAATGTACAAAGCTGTTTGAGTTTCCCTTGGCTGTGGCCCAATTGAAGCCCGCCATCGAAGGCCTGCTGAGCATGGCCTTTTCGTCGGACAGTCCTTTTGAAAAACAGGTGACACTGCGCGGTGTTTATTTAACCAGCGGCACACAAGACGGCAATGTGTTCGATCGAATTGCATCAGCGATGGCCAACAATCCAGCTGAAGGCACAACGGCCAAAGGTCCCGGCAAAAGTTTTTTCATTCGTGATGTGTTGTCGCAAGTGGTGTTTGCAGAACAGCACCTGGCTGCCTATGTGAAAAAGAAAGCCCTTCTCGAGCAGTTGGTTTATTTCAGTACGATCGCAGTGGCAGTGATTGGGTTTTCATTGTTGTCTTTGGGGTGGTGGATTAGCTACGGCAACAACAGTGAAGCCATAGCACAGACACTAGAACGGAGCACTGCACTGGCTGCGCAAACCGCCAACTTGCCAACAGAAGCACAGGCACCGCTGCAGGAATTGTTCAAGGCGCTGAATGATTTGCGCGCGGTAGCCCAGGCCAACCCCGACGCAGTGAACCACACCTTGGGCCTGAATCAGGATGAAAAGCTTCAACAGGCCGAACAAATTGCCTATCGGAATTCCCTGGCGAATGCGCTAATACCCCGGGTGGCCAAGCGCCTTGAAGACCGGTTGCGGAATGCCTTGAATCAGGACATGGAACTGGCATATGAATCTCTGAAAGCCTATGTGATGATTCACACACCCAAGCACTATGATGCAGAAGCCTTGTCGACTTGGGTGGTGTATGACTGGCAGCAAAATGTTTTTGTGGCTTATGAGCCCGAACTGCGGGATTCGGCTGGTTTACACCTGGAGGCAGCAATTCACCTGGGAGCACCCAATCGCCTTCCACCCAAAGATCAAGAGCTGATCGATACCGCTCGCCAAATCATCGGTACCCAGGCGCTGGATGAACGCTTGTACAAACGCATGCAGCGGTTCTTCACGCCGCAACCGGGTGCAGATTTCAATTTGATCAAAACTGTTGGTATCAGTGCCGCTGGAATTTTCAATCGACCCAGTGGGCAATCACTGAACCAGGGGGTGGACGCCCTGTATACGCGCCAAGGCTATGTCAGCTATTTTCTGGCGAAATTGCCCGTTGAAGCGGACCGCCTGCGTCAGGAATCAAGCTGGGTGATGGGGGACACTTCCACAGGCAACCGGGCCAGTGAGCTGAATTCCACAGCTTTGCTCCAACAGGCCCGTCAGCTTTATGTTCGGGACTATATTCGCACCTGGGACACCTACCTGAAAGATGTACAAATTCTAAAACCTGCACAATTTGACCAGGCCGTCGATTTGGCCCGCGTACTGGCCTCGCCGCAATCACCCCTGAAAAAGTTTCTCGAGGGAGTTTCAACACATACTCGACTGGCTTCTGCCATGAGCAAGGCTGGCGAAAAAACCGAAGCACTTGCCAACCAAAAAGCCAATCAGGCGCTGTCACCCAATGTGGCCCTACTGGCTGGGTCAGACTTCAAACCTGTCGACTTCGAGGTTCCGCTCGAACAGCAAGTGGACGACCACTTCAGCGACATCAACAATCTGTTTGAGGGCAACCCGCCTGCCTACGCCCAGGTGGCAACCTTGTTGAACGATTTGTATGCACAATTGGCAGCTGTTTCCAGCGCAAAGAAAAGCAAGGTTCCACCCCCACCTGCTTCTGCGATGGACTCGCTGCTGGTGGGTGCTGGCGTGCTGCCTGAGCCCGTGCGTGCGATTGTTGGTCAATTGGCGGGGCAAGGCAGCGCTCAAGGGCGTGCCGCAGAACGGGCGAATTTGACAGCAGACCTGCGCCCACTGCAAGAGGTATGCAGACGGACCGTGACAAACCGTTATCCAATTCACCCCGGCTCAGGTCTGGATGTGTTGACAGACGACTTCGCCCGGTTCTTTGGGCCCGGTGGCCTGATGGATCAGTTCTTTTCAAGCCGCTTGGCGAGCGTGGTCGACACAGGTGGCGCGAACTGGACGCTGAAACCCTTGAGTGACGGTTCTGCACCACAGGCCAATCCTTCTCTGGTGCAGTTTCAGCGCGCAGCGCGTATTCGCGACGTATTTTTTCAAGGCAGCAAACCGACTGCAAGCTTCGATGTAGAAATGCGTTTGATCAACGCCAGCAACCCCGGTGATGTGTTTTACCTTGAAACAAATGGCGACTTGAAAATGTTCTCGAAACAGTTTCAGCCCACGCACCGAATTCAATGGGGCGGGCAATCGCCTTCAACCACATTGCGTGTTCGGGCCTCAGAGGGAAACTACAAAACATACAACGGACCTTGGGCGCTGTTCCGTCTTTTCGATGCAGCTCAAATTCAGAACACAGAACGACCAGAGAAATTCAGGGCGACTTTCAATCTGGATGGAAAACAATTTGAGTTTGAAGTACTGGCCAATTCTGCCTTCAACCCGCTGCGGCTCACCGAGCTAAAACAATTCCGCTGCCCAGGCAATTTATGA
- the tssL gene encoding type VI secretion system protein TssL, long form, which yields MNPNDPFFALGGERTIIKPRLGKPASPAIQSLDNILGPSTTSGSGMGMPDTQAQTSFDQMLHQLQANPTASQNKLLAHASPLLRLICTMGALSDIPSHKALSATLSKGLTELDQKLEQIGRVQAERLSIRYALCTFMDERAASTPWGGSGQWANHSLLLQFFSETWGGEKIFALIQKLMQNPSDNRDLLEVMAVILSFGFKGKYKVEQGGDLALSQLKTRLFQLVQPNSTDTPTSLHPDFWQSKAPGNNRRMRQIPLWLPISALSTLGALFFLGLYFNLNTQSDHAFAEIVSIQFPSPQFAQTQSEPVPVTQGLELPIQLREEIVAGLLTLKQIGNKSTVILTGDGLFNSGSAELNDSAIPLVEKVARELALHPGQITVTGYTDNQPIRSIRFPSNWQLSAERAEHVGQRIATFLPNTAIATEGAGAANPIAPNDSAQGRARNRRVEIMLIHNQ from the coding sequence ATGAATCCCAATGATCCGTTTTTCGCACTGGGTGGTGAACGCACCATCATCAAGCCGCGCTTGGGTAAACCTGCATCGCCAGCCATTCAGTCACTCGACAATATTTTGGGGCCATCGACCACCTCAGGTTCCGGCATGGGGATGCCCGACACGCAAGCGCAAACCAGTTTTGATCAAATGCTGCATCAACTTCAGGCAAACCCGACAGCAAGCCAGAACAAACTGCTGGCCCATGCCAGCCCGTTGCTGCGCTTGATCTGTACCATGGGAGCGCTCAGCGATATTCCATCGCACAAGGCTTTGTCGGCCACCCTGTCAAAAGGATTGACTGAACTTGATCAGAAACTGGAACAAATTGGGCGTGTACAGGCTGAGCGTTTGTCCATTCGTTATGCGCTGTGTACCTTCATGGATGAACGTGCCGCCAGTACCCCATGGGGTGGCTCGGGCCAATGGGCCAATCACAGTTTGCTGTTGCAGTTTTTCAGTGAAACCTGGGGCGGGGAAAAGATTTTCGCGCTGATTCAGAAGTTGATGCAAAACCCTTCCGACAATCGGGATTTGCTGGAAGTGATGGCTGTGATTCTCAGCTTTGGATTCAAAGGCAAATACAAGGTTGAACAGGGTGGCGACCTTGCTTTAAGTCAATTGAAAACCCGTCTGTTTCAATTGGTTCAACCCAATTCAACCGACACGCCAACCAGTCTTCACCCCGACTTCTGGCAATCGAAGGCACCCGGCAACAACAGGCGAATGCGCCAAATTCCCTTGTGGTTACCAATCAGCGCCCTGAGTACTTTGGGCGCCTTGTTTTTCCTCGGATTGTATTTCAACTTGAATACCCAATCGGATCATGCGTTTGCAGAAATTGTATCCATTCAATTTCCATCACCCCAATTCGCGCAGACTCAGAGTGAGCCCGTTCCAGTAACTCAGGGGCTTGAATTGCCCATTCAACTTCGGGAAGAAATTGTTGCAGGATTGCTCACCCTGAAACAAATCGGCAATAAATCAACTGTGATTCTGACTGGCGACGGTTTGTTCAATTCCGGCAGTGCTGAATTGAATGACAGTGCAATACCGCTGGTGGAGAAAGTGGCCAGGGAACTTGCGCTACACCCGGGGCAGATCACGGTGACAGGCTACACCGACAACCAACCTATTCGATCCATTCGCTTTCCATCGAACTGGCAGCTGTCCGCGGAACGCGCGGAACATGTGGGCCAACGCATCGCCACATTTCTTCCGAACACTGCAATTGCCACTGAAGGCGCGGGGGCTGCCAACCCGATCGCACCCAATGACAGCGCGCAAGGCCGGGCAAGAAATCGTCGTGTCGAGATCATGCTGATTCACAACCAATGA
- a CDS encoding PP2C family protein-serine/threonine phosphatase — MELTIQLGGAHEGRLLQVQVTQRTDIGNRPENQDAVGHKLFGDWLVCALADGAGGHRGGQLAAALAVEMSLSAFEQSPTLERSRLLELMQQVNQNILHQQTTHPDCSDMHTTVCLLVINQRSAQAVWLHVGDSRVYHFQQAVLRSKTRDHSVLQWMIDHQQSDGQASRNALYTALGEQNEHLHMDVTEPCCLLAGDWFLMCSDGLWEHLNDDELALLGTSLWCAEDCNAHIHQLAFNRALGRADNLSSILVFVGEGGAQFG, encoded by the coding sequence ATGGAGTTGACCATTCAACTGGGTGGGGCACACGAAGGGCGATTGTTGCAAGTACAGGTTACACAGCGTACCGACATTGGTAACCGCCCGGAAAATCAGGACGCTGTTGGGCATAAATTATTTGGAGACTGGCTGGTGTGCGCGCTTGCAGACGGTGCTGGTGGTCATCGTGGCGGGCAGCTTGCTGCTGCCTTGGCTGTTGAAATGTCTTTGAGTGCATTTGAACAATCACCCACGCTGGAAAGATCACGCTTGCTGGAACTGATGCAACAGGTGAATCAGAATATTTTGCATCAACAGACCACACACCCTGATTGCTCAGACATGCACACCACCGTTTGTCTTTTGGTGATCAATCAACGATCTGCACAGGCAGTTTGGTTGCATGTCGGCGATTCGCGTGTGTATCACTTTCAGCAAGCTGTGCTGCGCTCAAAAACCAGGGACCACAGTGTGTTGCAGTGGATGATTGATCATCAACAATCCGATGGTCAAGCCAGTCGAAACGCGCTGTATACCGCATTGGGTGAGCAAAATGAACATCTTCACATGGATGTGACCGAGCCTTGCTGCTTGTTGGCTGGGGACTGGTTCTTGATGTGCAGCGATGGTTTGTGGGAACACCTCAATGACGACGAGCTCGCATTGCTGGGTACCAGCCTGTGGTGCGCAGAGGATTGCAATGCCCATATTCATCAACTGGCATTTAATCGCGCCTTGGGGCGGGCAGACAACCTCAGTAGCATTTTGGTCTTTGTGGGTGAGGGGGGTGCTCAATTCGGTTGA